One region of Streptomyces rishiriensis genomic DNA includes:
- a CDS encoding acetyl-CoA C-acetyltransferase, which yields MSTEAYVYDAIRTPRGRGKANGALHGTKPIDLVVGLIHELRSRFPGLDPAAIDDIVLGVVGPVGDQGSDIARIAAIAAGLPDTVAGVQENRFCASGLEAVNLAAMKVRSGWEDLVLAGGVESMSRVPMASDGGAWFNDPMTNLGVNFVPQGIGADLIATIEGFSRRDVDEYAALSQERAATAWKEGRFDRSVVPVKDRSGLVVLDHDEHPRPGTTAESLGRLKPSFADIGELGGFDAVALQKYHWVEKIDHVHHAGNSSGIVDGASLVAIGSKEVGERHGLTPRARIVSAAVSGSEPTIMLTGPAPATRKALAKAGLTIGDIDLVEINEAFAAVVLRFVKDMGLSLDKVNVNGGAIALGHPLGATGAMILGSLVDELERQDKRYGLATLCVGGGMGIATIVERV from the coding sequence GTGAGCACCGAAGCGTACGTGTACGACGCGATCCGCACCCCGCGCGGGCGCGGCAAGGCGAACGGCGCCCTGCACGGCACGAAGCCCATCGATCTCGTCGTCGGCCTCATCCACGAGCTCCGAAGCCGCTTCCCCGGCCTCGACCCGGCCGCCATCGACGACATCGTGCTCGGCGTCGTGGGCCCCGTGGGCGACCAGGGCTCCGACATCGCGCGCATCGCGGCCATCGCGGCCGGACTGCCGGACACCGTGGCGGGCGTGCAGGAGAACCGCTTCTGCGCCTCCGGTCTGGAGGCCGTCAACCTGGCCGCGATGAAGGTCCGTTCCGGCTGGGAGGACCTCGTTCTGGCGGGCGGGGTGGAGTCGATGTCCCGGGTGCCGATGGCCTCCGACGGCGGCGCCTGGTTCAACGACCCGATGACCAACCTTGGCGTCAACTTCGTGCCGCAGGGCATCGGCGCCGACCTCATCGCCACCATCGAGGGCTTCTCCCGCCGTGACGTCGACGAGTACGCGGCGCTGTCGCAGGAGCGGGCGGCGACGGCCTGGAAGGAGGGCCGCTTCGACCGCTCCGTGGTGCCGGTGAAGGACCGCAGCGGCCTCGTCGTCCTCGACCACGACGAGCACCCGCGTCCCGGCACCACCGCCGAGTCGCTCGGCAGGCTGAAGCCGTCCTTCGCCGACATCGGCGAGCTGGGCGGCTTCGACGCGGTGGCGCTCCAGAAGTACCACTGGGTGGAGAAGATCGACCACGTCCACCACGCGGGCAACTCCTCCGGCATCGTCGACGGCGCCTCCCTGGTCGCGATCGGCTCCAAGGAGGTGGGCGAGCGGCACGGCCTCACCCCCCGCGCGCGGATCGTCTCCGCCGCCGTCTCCGGCTCCGAGCCGACGATCATGCTCACCGGCCCCGCTCCCGCCACCCGCAAGGCCCTGGCCAAGGCCGGCCTGACCATCGGCGACATCGACCTCGTCGAGATCAACGAAGCGTTCGCGGCGGTCGTCCTGCGGTTCGTCAAGGACATGGGCCTGTCCCTGGACAAGGTCAACGTCAACGGCGGCGCCATCGCCCTCGGTCACCCGCTCGGCGCTACCGGCGCGATGATCCTCGGCTCCCTCGTCGACGAACTGGAGCGCCAGGACAAGCGCTACGGCCTCGCCACCCTCTGCGTCGGCGGCGGCATGGGCATCGCCACCATCGTCGAGCGCGTCTGA
- a CDS encoding macro domain-containing protein, translating to MSEITYVRSDATVPSVKGGKVIAHVCNDLGGWGKGFVLALSRRWPEPEAAYRAWHRERASNDFGLGALQLVRVRPDVWVANMIGQRGTRTGSKGVPVRYPAIDTALARLAGHALELGASVHMPRIGCGLAGGTWSRVEPLVIGRLVERGVAVTVYDHGEG from the coding sequence ATGTCGGAGATCACTTACGTCCGGAGTGACGCCACCGTTCCGTCGGTGAAGGGCGGCAAGGTGATCGCCCATGTCTGCAACGACCTCGGGGGATGGGGGAAGGGCTTCGTCCTGGCGCTGTCCCGCCGCTGGCCGGAGCCGGAGGCCGCCTACCGTGCCTGGCACCGCGAGCGCGCCTCGAACGACTTCGGCCTGGGCGCGCTCCAGCTCGTGCGGGTGAGGCCCGACGTCTGGGTCGCCAACATGATCGGTCAGCGCGGTACCCGGACGGGCAGCAAGGGCGTCCCCGTCCGCTACCCCGCCATCGACACCGCCCTGGCCCGCCTCGCCGGCCACGCCCTCGAACTCGGAGCGTCCGTGCACATGCCCCGGATAGGCTGCGGTCTGGCCGGCGGCACCTGGTCCCGCGTCGAACCGCTCGTCATCGGGCGGCTGGTCGAGCGGGGCGTAGCGGTGACGGTGTACGACCACGGGGAGGGGTAG
- a CDS encoding MerR family transcriptional regulator has product MTIETEEPALTVDELAARAGVTVRTVRFYGTKGLLPPPVIGPRRVGHYGPGHLARLALIEELRRQGLTLAAIERYLDRLPPGLDAHDLAVHRAVVASWAPDAVETVPRGELRQRAGRELSEEDVDRLAAMGVLEAGGEAPADEDAYRVDAGLLRLGVRLLDVPLSPAAILAARTVLLDHARAAAHELSRLLREEMPERDAQAVRSLSAHMQPLVVQALLTAFQRSLTQELREWLGEPPVDGSP; this is encoded by the coding sequence ATGACGATCGAGACCGAGGAGCCGGCCCTCACGGTCGACGAGCTGGCCGCCCGCGCGGGGGTCACGGTACGGACCGTGCGCTTCTACGGCACCAAGGGTCTGCTGCCCCCGCCGGTCATCGGTCCGCGCCGGGTGGGGCACTACGGCCCCGGGCATCTCGCCCGCCTCGCGCTGATCGAGGAGCTGCGCCGGCAGGGCCTGACGCTGGCGGCGATCGAGCGCTATCTGGACCGGCTGCCGCCCGGGCTCGACGCCCATGACCTCGCCGTGCACCGGGCCGTGGTGGCCTCGTGGGCGCCGGACGCGGTGGAGACGGTGCCGCGGGGGGAGCTCCGGCAGCGGGCCGGGCGGGAGCTCAGCGAGGAGGACGTGGACCGGCTCGCCGCGATGGGCGTGCTGGAAGCCGGTGGCGAAGCGCCGGCCGACGAGGACGCGTACCGCGTCGACGCGGGGCTGCTGCGACTGGGGGTGCGGCTCCTCGACGTGCCGCTGTCGCCGGCGGCGATCCTCGCGGCCCGGACCGTCCTCCTGGACCACGCGCGCGCCGCGGCCCACGAGCTGTCACGGCTGCTGCGCGAGGAGATGCCGGAGCGCGACGCGCAGGCGGTGAGGTCGCTGTCGGCGCACATGCAGCCGCTGGTCGTCCAGGCGCTGCTGACGGCCTTCCAGCGGTCCCTGACCCAGGAGTTGCGGGAGTGGCTCGGGGAGCCGCCGGTGGACGGCTCCCCGTGA
- a CDS encoding Xaa-Pro dipeptidyl-peptidase codes for MSTRMRFTIWRPLATAAITLLVAAFLTPTAAHSAPRESLPVHSYENAIREAVWVDTGLDGDRDGKADRVAVDIVRPREPAARGRKVPVIMDASPYYSCCGRGNESQRKTYDAAGNVVRMPLFYDNYFVPRGYAFVGVDLAGTNRSDGCADVGGRSDIQSAKAVVDWLNGRARAYTTRTGATTAEADWTNGQTGMIGKSWDGTIANGVAATGVKGLKTIVPIAAISSWYDYYFAQGAPLYDSGPDWLADYVDSPEARAECAAVQQELVAEAPRTGDLTSLWSERDYVEDARRIKASVFLVHGLQDLNVRTKHLGQWWDALAKNGVERKIWLSQTGHVDPFDFRRAAWVDTLHRWFDHELLGYDNGVDREPMADIERHPDQWATSTVWPPHGTRTAVLRPSTGDRPGVGTLGLRQGTGTAAFTDDPRLSETEWAGQIDTPTPDKAAFVTGALTRDLRLSGSSRVTVTATPTTATAHLSAVLVDVGPDTIRDYAASGEGISTLTDRTCWGASSTGDSACFKETAARTADVDRTVVSRGWADLGTYADPGKGVPLTPGRAYTLTLDLAATDHVVPAGHRLALIVAGTDRDLIDPPADTPTLTLDLSRTSARVPFVGGADAFARATRASAAATPDARPLDGVRTPHRGHRIP; via the coding sequence ATGTCGACACGCATGCGCTTCACGATCTGGAGACCGCTCGCGACCGCCGCCATCACCCTCCTGGTGGCCGCCTTCCTCACCCCGACCGCGGCCCACAGCGCCCCGCGCGAGAGCCTGCCCGTGCACTCCTACGAGAACGCGATCCGGGAGGCCGTCTGGGTGGACACCGGACTCGACGGCGACCGCGACGGGAAGGCGGACCGCGTCGCCGTCGACATCGTCCGCCCCCGCGAACCCGCCGCGCGGGGCCGCAAGGTGCCCGTCATCATGGACGCCAGCCCCTACTACTCCTGCTGCGGCCGGGGCAACGAGAGCCAGCGCAAGACGTACGACGCCGCCGGAAACGTCGTGCGGATGCCGCTCTTCTACGACAACTACTTCGTGCCGCGCGGCTATGCCTTCGTCGGCGTCGACCTGGCCGGCACCAACCGCTCCGACGGCTGCGCCGACGTCGGCGGACGCTCCGACATCCAGTCCGCCAAGGCCGTCGTCGACTGGCTGAACGGCCGTGCCAGGGCGTACACCACCCGCACCGGCGCCACGACCGCCGAGGCGGACTGGACCAACGGCCAAACCGGCATGATCGGCAAGAGCTGGGACGGCACCATAGCCAACGGCGTGGCCGCCACCGGCGTGAAGGGCCTGAAGACCATCGTCCCGATCGCCGCCATCTCCTCCTGGTACGACTACTACTTCGCCCAGGGCGCCCCCCTCTACGACTCCGGGCCCGACTGGCTCGCCGACTACGTCGACAGCCCCGAAGCCCGCGCCGAGTGCGCCGCCGTCCAGCAGGAACTCGTCGCCGAGGCCCCGCGCACCGGCGACCTGACGTCGCTGTGGAGCGAGCGCGACTACGTCGAGGACGCACGCCGGATCAAGGCGAGCGTCTTCCTCGTCCACGGCCTCCAGGACCTCAACGTGCGCACCAAGCACCTCGGACAGTGGTGGGACGCCCTCGCGAAGAACGGGGTCGAGCGCAAGATCTGGCTGTCCCAGACCGGCCACGTCGACCCCTTCGACTTCCGCCGCGCCGCCTGGGTGGACACCCTGCACCGCTGGTTCGACCACGAACTCCTCGGCTACGACAACGGCGTGGACCGCGAGCCGATGGCCGACATCGAACGCCACCCCGACCAGTGGGCCACCTCCACCGTCTGGCCGCCGCACGGCACCCGGACCGCCGTCCTGCGCCCCTCCACCGGCGACCGGCCCGGCGTCGGCACCCTCGGGCTGCGCCAGGGCACGGGCACCGCCGCCTTCACCGACGACCCGCGGCTCAGCGAGACCGAGTGGGCCGGGCAGATCGACACCCCGACCCCCGACAAGGCGGCCTTCGTCACCGGAGCACTCACCCGTGACCTGCGCCTGTCCGGCTCTTCCCGGGTCACCGTCACCGCCACGCCCACCACCGCGACGGCCCACCTGAGCGCCGTCCTCGTCGACGTCGGCCCCGACACCATCCGCGACTACGCGGCGAGCGGTGAGGGCATCAGCACGCTCACCGACCGCACCTGCTGGGGCGCGAGCAGCACGGGCGACAGCGCCTGCTTCAAGGAGACGGCGGCGAGGACGGCCGACGTCGACCGGACGGTCGTCAGCCGCGGCTGGGCCGATCTCGGCACCTACGCCGACCCCGGCAAGGGCGTCCCGCTCACCCCGGGCCGGGCCTACACCCTCACCCTCGACCTGGCGGCCACCGACCATGTCGTCCCGGCCGGTCACCGGCTCGCACTGATCGTCGCGGGCACCGACCGGGACCTCATCGACCCGCCCGCCGACACCCCCACCCTCACCCTGGACCTGTCCCGCACCTCGGCCCGGGTCCCGTTCGTCGGAGGCGCCGACGCCTTCGCCCGCGCCACCCGCGCGTCGGCGGCGGCCACCCCCGACGCCCGGCCCCTGGACGGCGTACGGACACCGCACCGCGGACACCGGATCCCGTAA
- a CDS encoding adenosine kinase, translating to MRADETTESTSAGSGEHAEDIDVLVLGGAGVDTIVYVPELPLPYADSYMIDRGIRPRAGQTGDFVALGLAALGLRTHHLDFLGEDPEGDLVRALHRDKGIALTVIPQPAGTKRAVNLVGPDGRRLSLYDNSRGRPADRFPEDTLRTLAAASRHAHVSITHPCADALPVLREAGAGISTDLHNWDGENPYHEAFAYEADVVFVSATALTDPRATMRRIAERGRAEVVVATAGAEGAYLLADGELTHVPAAAPPGPVVDSNGAGDAFASAFLFGRLGGEPPRRCAEYGALAGAYACTVPATESAALSRDALLARAATGR from the coding sequence ATGCGCGCCGACGAGACCACCGAGAGCACGAGCGCCGGGAGCGGCGAGCACGCCGAGGACATCGACGTCCTGGTCCTGGGCGGGGCGGGTGTGGACACGATCGTGTACGTACCGGAGCTGCCGCTCCCGTACGCCGACAGCTACATGATCGACAGGGGCATCCGCCCCCGCGCCGGACAGACCGGTGACTTCGTCGCCCTGGGCCTCGCCGCCCTCGGGCTGCGCACCCACCACCTCGACTTCCTGGGCGAGGATCCCGAGGGAGATCTGGTCCGCGCCCTGCACCGGGACAAGGGCATCGCCCTCACCGTCATCCCGCAGCCCGCCGGGACCAAGCGGGCGGTCAACCTGGTCGGCCCGGACGGGCGGCGGCTGTCGCTGTACGACAACAGCCGCGGGCGCCCGGCCGACCGCTTTCCCGAGGACACCCTGCGGACCCTGGCCGCCGCGAGCCGCCACGCGCACGTGTCCATCACCCACCCCTGTGCCGACGCCCTGCCGGTACTGCGCGAGGCGGGGGCCGGCATCTCCACCGATCTGCACAACTGGGACGGGGAGAACCCGTACCACGAGGCCTTCGCCTACGAGGCGGACGTCGTCTTCGTCTCCGCGACCGCCCTGACCGACCCGCGGGCGACCATGCGGCGCATCGCCGAGCGGGGCCGTGCGGAGGTGGTCGTCGCCACGGCCGGGGCCGAGGGCGCCTACCTGCTCGCCGACGGCGAGCTGACCCACGTCCCGGCCGCCGCCCCGCCCGGCCCGGTGGTCGACTCCAACGGCGCGGGAGACGCCTTCGCGTCCGCCTTCCTCTTCGGCCGTCTCGGCGGTGAGCCGCCGAGACGGTGCGCCGAGTACGGCGCGCTGGCCGGGGCGTACGCCTGCACGGTGCCGGCCACGGAGAGCGCCGCTCTGTCGCGCGACGCACTCCTGGCCCGGGCGGCCACCGGGCGGTAG
- a CDS encoding NAD(P)/FAD-dependent oxidoreductase → MDTRWNGDVIVVGGGVIGLATAVVLAERGLRVRVWTRDPVERTTSAVAGALWWPYHIEPMASARAWALRSLEVYEQLAERPGETGVRLVDGILGETDLDEVAGWAAERLAGLRRTTAREYGLGAGVRARLPLIDMSTYLPWLRRRLLRAGGTVEERTVSDLAEAEAPVVVNCTGLDAGRLAADPSVRPVRGQLVVVENPGVDTWLVSTGPDGEIAYLFPHGGRLLLGGTAQDDVWSLEPDPTVAEAIVRRCAALRPEVAGARILEHRVGLRPVRGTVRLERAELPDGRTVVHHYGHGGAGVTVAWGCAEEAAGLVLPAAS, encoded by the coding sequence GTGGACACTCGGTGGAACGGCGATGTGATCGTGGTCGGCGGCGGGGTCATCGGGCTGGCGACGGCCGTCGTGCTCGCCGAGCGTGGCCTGCGGGTCCGGGTCTGGACGCGCGATCCGGTCGAACGGACCACGTCGGCCGTGGCCGGCGCCTTGTGGTGGCCGTACCACATCGAGCCGATGGCCTCGGCGCGGGCGTGGGCGCTGCGTTCGCTGGAGGTCTACGAGCAGCTCGCCGAGCGGCCCGGGGAGACCGGTGTACGCCTGGTCGACGGGATACTGGGCGAGACGGACCTGGACGAGGTCGCGGGCTGGGCCGCCGAGCGGCTGGCGGGGCTGCGCCGGACGACGGCGCGCGAGTACGGCCTGGGCGCCGGCGTACGGGCCCGGCTGCCGCTGATCGACATGTCGACCTATCTGCCCTGGCTCCGCCGCAGGCTGTTGCGCGCGGGCGGCACCGTGGAGGAGCGCACGGTGTCCGACCTGGCGGAGGCCGAGGCGCCGGTGGTGGTCAACTGCACGGGTCTGGACGCCGGGCGGCTGGCGGCGGACCCGTCGGTGCGGCCCGTGCGGGGGCAGCTCGTCGTCGTGGAGAACCCCGGCGTCGACACCTGGCTCGTCTCCACCGGCCCGGACGGCGAGATCGCCTACCTCTTCCCGCACGGCGGCCGGCTGCTGCTGGGCGGTACGGCACAGGACGACGTGTGGTCGCTCGAGCCGGATCCGACGGTGGCCGAGGCGATCGTGCGGCGCTGCGCGGCCCTGCGGCCGGAGGTCGCCGGGGCGCGGATCCTGGAGCACCGGGTGGGCCTGCGGCCGGTCCGGGGCACGGTGCGGCTGGAGCGGGCGGAGCTGCCGGACGGGCGGACGGTGGTGCACCACTACGGACACGGCGGGGCGGGCGTGACGGTGGCCTGGGGGTGCGCGGAGGAGGCGGCCGGGCTGGTGCTTCCGGCCGCCTCCTGA
- a CDS encoding 3-hydroxyacyl-CoA dehydrogenase NAD-binding domain-containing protein, with the protein MTQSTTIRWEQDRTGLVTLVLDDPDQSANTMNAAFRASLAAVTDRLEAEKDSVRGVILTSAKKTFFAGGDLRDLIRVTPGTAQELLDGGLEIKRNLRRIETLGKPVVAALNGAALGGGYELALACHHRVALDAPGSKIGCPEVTLGLLPGGGGVVRTVRLLGITDALLKVLLKGTQYSPRRALENGLVDEVAGSPEDLLAKARAFIDANPQSQQPWDRPGYRIPGGTPSNPRFAANLPAFPASLRKETNGAPYPAPRNILAAAVEGAQVDFETAQVIEARYFVELAAGQTSKNMIQAFFFDLQAVNSGVSRPQGVAPRQVRKVAVLGAGMMGAGIAYSCARAGIDVVLKDVSLEAALKGRAYSEKLCAKAVSRGRTTQEKADALLARITPTADPQDLAGCDAVIEAVFEDTSLKHKVFQEIEQVVAPDALLCSNTSTLPITALAEGVERQDDFIGLHFFSPVDKMPLVEIIKGERTGEEALARAFDLVRQIKKTPIVVNDSRGFFTSRVIGHFINEGVAMVGEGIEPASVEQAAAQAGYPAKVLSLMDELTLTLPRKIRNESRRAVEEAGGVWPGHPAEAVIDRMVDEFGRTGRSGGAGFYEYGEDGRRVGLWPGLREHFTRADAEIPFRDMQERMLFAEALDTVKLLEEGVLTSVADANIGSLFGIGFPGWTGGVLQYINGYEGGPGEGTGLPGFVARARQLAERYGDRFTPPALLVEKAERGETFTDGR; encoded by the coding sequence ATGACACAGAGCACCACCATCCGCTGGGAACAGGACCGCACCGGCCTCGTCACCCTCGTCCTCGACGACCCCGACCAGTCCGCGAACACCATGAACGCGGCCTTCCGCGCCTCCCTCGCCGCGGTCACCGACCGTCTGGAGGCCGAGAAGGACTCCGTCCGGGGCGTCATCCTCACCTCCGCGAAGAAGACGTTCTTCGCCGGCGGCGACCTGCGCGACCTCATCCGCGTCACCCCCGGGACGGCCCAGGAACTGCTGGACGGCGGACTGGAGATCAAGCGCAACCTCCGCCGCATCGAGACCCTCGGCAAGCCGGTCGTCGCCGCCCTGAACGGCGCGGCCCTCGGCGGCGGCTACGAGCTGGCCCTCGCCTGTCACCACCGCGTCGCCCTGGACGCCCCGGGCTCCAAGATCGGCTGCCCCGAGGTCACCCTCGGCCTGCTCCCCGGCGGCGGCGGTGTCGTGCGTACCGTCCGGCTGCTGGGCATCACCGACGCCCTCCTCAAGGTCCTCCTCAAGGGCACCCAGTACAGCCCGCGGCGAGCCCTGGAGAACGGCCTGGTCGACGAGGTCGCCGGCAGCCCCGAGGACCTGCTCGCCAAGGCCCGCGCCTTCATCGACGCGAACCCGCAGTCGCAGCAGCCCTGGGACAGGCCGGGCTACCGGATCCCGGGCGGCACCCCGTCGAATCCCCGGTTCGCCGCCAACCTGCCCGCCTTCCCGGCCAGCCTGCGCAAGGAGACCAACGGCGCCCCCTACCCGGCGCCGCGCAACATCCTCGCGGCGGCCGTCGAGGGCGCCCAGGTGGACTTCGAGACCGCCCAGGTCATCGAGGCCCGCTACTTCGTCGAACTGGCCGCCGGACAGACGTCGAAGAACATGATCCAGGCCTTCTTCTTCGACCTCCAGGCCGTCAACTCCGGCGTCAGCCGCCCCCAGGGCGTCGCACCCCGCCAGGTCCGCAAGGTGGCCGTCCTGGGCGCCGGGATGATGGGCGCGGGCATCGCCTACTCGTGCGCCCGCGCGGGGATCGACGTCGTCCTGAAGGACGTCTCCCTGGAAGCCGCCCTCAAGGGCAGGGCCTACTCCGAGAAGCTGTGCGCCAAGGCCGTCTCGCGGGGCCGTACGACCCAGGAGAAGGCGGACGCGCTGCTCGCCCGGATCACGCCCACCGCCGACCCCCAGGACCTGGCCGGCTGCGACGCGGTGATCGAGGCCGTCTTCGAGGACACCTCCCTCAAGCACAAGGTGTTCCAGGAGATCGAGCAGGTCGTCGCCCCCGACGCCCTGCTGTGCTCCAACACCTCCACCCTGCCGATCACCGCCCTCGCCGAAGGCGTCGAGCGCCAGGACGACTTCATCGGGCTGCACTTCTTCTCGCCCGTGGACAAGATGCCGCTCGTCGAGATCATCAAGGGTGAGCGCACCGGCGAGGAGGCGCTCGCGCGCGCCTTCGACCTGGTCCGGCAGATCAAGAAGACGCCGATCGTCGTCAACGACTCGCGCGGCTTCTTCACCTCACGGGTGATCGGTCACTTCATCAACGAGGGCGTCGCCATGGTCGGCGAGGGCATCGAGCCCGCGTCCGTGGAGCAGGCGGCGGCCCAGGCGGGATACCCGGCCAAGGTCCTGTCCCTGATGGACGAACTCACGCTCACCCTCCCGCGCAAGATCCGCAACGAGTCCAGGAGGGCCGTGGAGGAAGCGGGCGGCGTGTGGCCCGGCCACCCCGCCGAGGCCGTCATCGACCGCATGGTCGACGAGTTCGGCCGCACCGGCCGCAGCGGCGGCGCCGGCTTCTACGAGTACGGCGAGGACGGCAGGCGGGTCGGGCTGTGGCCGGGCCTGCGCGAGCACTTCACGCGCGCGGACGCCGAGATCCCCTTCCGGGACATGCAGGAACGCATGCTCTTCGCCGAGGCACTCGACACCGTCAAGCTGCTCGAGGAGGGGGTGCTGACGTCCGTCGCGGACGCCAACATCGGCTCCCTGTTCGGCATCGGCTTCCCCGGCTGGACCGGCGGGGTCCTCCAGTACATCAACGGCTACGAGGGCGGCCCCGGGGAGGGAACCGGGCTCCCCGGGTTCGTGGCACGCGCGCGTCAGCTCGCCGAACGCTACGGCGACCGCTTCACCCCGCCCGCGCTGCTGGTGGAGAAGGCGGAGCGGGGGGAGACCTTCACGGACGGGCGCTGA
- a CDS encoding M1 family metallopeptidase: MHRRIIAPGALAAASVLLAIPASAASASPGAPGIGDPYYPAYGNGGYDVSHYDLRLKYQPATDQLEGTATILAKTTQDLSRFDLDFLLDVSEVRVNGAVAAFTTSGEHELEITPRTPLAKGATVTVVVRYSGIPSSKQAYGFTSWHRTADGGVGANEPEAAWWWFPGNDHPLDKATYDVSVLVPDGSQAISNGTLQSTSSRLGWTRYNWRSNKPQATYLATLAVGKFDLTTGTTESGIPVVNAYSKDLGDNAGAARASIERTGEIADWLSGYFGPYPFDALGGYVPNTNTGYALETQTRPFYSPRQFASGSNVSVVVHELAHQWYGDFVSVAGWKDIWLNEGFARYAQWLWSEHEGEGTAQELADYVYASHPADDAFWTVKPGDPGAANQFDIAVYDRGALAVQALRNEIGDDAFFALLKGWPKKHAYGNASVADFRNYAEQLSGKELGSLFDTWLFEPAKPAVPAARTAAIAKVPAAPAQPKSWKRIAATNDVHEH; the protein is encoded by the coding sequence GTGCACCGCAGAATCATCGCGCCGGGCGCACTCGCTGCCGCGTCCGTTTTGCTGGCGATCCCGGCATCGGCCGCGAGCGCCTCCCCCGGCGCCCCGGGCATCGGCGACCCCTACTACCCGGCGTACGGCAACGGCGGATACGACGTCTCCCACTACGACCTGCGGCTGAAGTACCAGCCCGCGACGGACCAGTTGGAGGGGACCGCGACGATCCTGGCGAAGACCACACAGGATCTGTCCCGGTTCGATCTGGACTTCCTGCTCGACGTGAGCGAGGTTCGGGTCAACGGCGCCGTGGCGGCGTTCACGACCTCGGGCGAGCACGAGCTGGAGATCACGCCCAGGACGCCGCTGGCGAAGGGCGCGACGGTCACGGTCGTGGTGCGCTACAGCGGGATCCCGTCGTCGAAGCAGGCGTACGGCTTCACCAGTTGGCACCGCACCGCGGACGGCGGTGTCGGCGCCAACGAGCCGGAGGCGGCCTGGTGGTGGTTCCCCGGCAACGACCACCCGCTCGACAAGGCCACCTACGACGTCTCGGTGCTGGTGCCCGACGGCTCGCAGGCCATCTCCAACGGGACGCTCCAGTCGACGAGTTCACGACTGGGCTGGACCCGCTACAACTGGCGTTCCAACAAGCCGCAGGCCACCTATCTGGCCACCCTCGCCGTCGGGAAATTCGACCTCACGACCGGGACGACCGAGAGCGGAATTCCGGTCGTGAACGCCTACAGCAAGGACCTGGGCGACAACGCCGGTGCGGCGCGGGCGAGCATCGAGCGGACCGGGGAGATCGCCGACTGGCTCAGCGGCTACTTCGGGCCCTACCCCTTCGACGCGCTCGGCGGGTACGTGCCGAACACGAACACCGGATACGCGCTGGAGACGCAGACCCGGCCCTTCTACAGCCCCCGGCAGTTCGCGAGCGGTTCCAACGTCTCCGTGGTGGTGCACGAGCTGGCGCACCAGTGGTACGGCGACTTCGTGTCCGTGGCGGGGTGGAAGGACATCTGGCTGAACGAGGGGTTCGCCCGGTACGCGCAGTGGCTGTGGTCCGAGCACGAGGGCGAGGGCACGGCGCAGGAACTCGCGGACTACGTGTACGCCTCGCACCCGGCCGACGACGCGTTCTGGACGGTGAAGCCCGGTGACCCCGGCGCGGCGAACCAGTTCGACATCGCCGTCTACGACCGGGGCGCACTGGCGGTGCAGGCGCTGCGGAACGAGATCGGCGACGACGCCTTCTTCGCCCTCCTGAAGGGCTGGCCGAAGAAGCACGCGTACGGCAACGCGAGCGTCGCCGACTTCCGGAACTACGCCGAGCAGCTCTCCGGGAAGGAACTGGGCTCCCTGTTCGACACCTGGCTGTTCGAGCCTGCGAAGCCGGCCGTACCCGCGGCGCGGACGGCTGCGATCGCGAAGGTGCCGGCCGCTCCCGCGCAGCCGAAGTCCTGGAAGAGGATCGCGGCGACGAACGACGTGCACGAGCACTGA